One Longimicrobiaceae bacterium DNA window includes the following coding sequences:
- a CDS encoding nitronate monooxygenase — MAAPLHDLAARLGIRHAIVQGPMSGGGSTPALAAAVSNAGGLGSLGAAYLSADQIRADIAEVRRLTDQPFLVNLFAGGREHAHETVDAGPMLALVARRHAELGLPAPVLPAPPADPFDAQLEAVLEYRVPIFSFTFGIPGAAAMAELRRRGVFVMGTATTVDEAVRLEDAGVDAVVAQGSEAGGHRGTFGAPFEAAMIGTLALVPQVVDAVRVPVVASGGIMDGRGIVAARALGAAAVQLGTAFLAT; from the coding sequence ATGGCTGCACCACTTCACGACCTCGCCGCGCGGCTGGGGATCCGCCACGCGATCGTCCAGGGCCCGATGTCCGGCGGAGGAAGCACGCCCGCGCTCGCCGCGGCCGTCAGCAACGCGGGCGGCCTGGGCTCTCTGGGCGCCGCGTACCTCTCGGCCGACCAGATCCGCGCGGACATCGCAGAGGTGCGCCGCCTGACGGACCAGCCGTTCCTCGTCAACCTCTTCGCGGGCGGGCGGGAGCATGCGCACGAGACGGTGGACGCCGGGCCCATGCTCGCGCTCGTCGCCCGCCGCCACGCGGAGCTCGGCCTTCCCGCGCCCGTGCTTCCGGCGCCCCCGGCCGATCCGTTCGATGCGCAGCTCGAGGCGGTCCTGGAGTACCGCGTGCCCATCTTCAGCTTCACGTTCGGCATCCCCGGCGCGGCCGCAATGGCGGAGCTGCGGCGGCGCGGCGTCTTCGTGATGGGAACGGCGACGACGGTCGACGAGGCGGTGCGGCTGGAAGATGCCGGCGTGGACGCGGTGGTCGCGCAGGGGAGCGAGGCGGGCGGGCACCGCGGCACCTTCGGCGCGCCGTTCGAGGCGGCGATGATCGGCACGCTCGCGCTGGTGCCGCAGGTGGTGGACGCGGTGCGCGTCCCGGTGGTCGCATCGGGCGGGATCATGGACGGGCGCGGGATCGTGGCCGCCCGCGCGCTCGGCGCCGCCGCCGTGCAGCTGGGTACCGCATTCCTCGCCACG